One region of Deinococcus seoulensis genomic DNA includes:
- a CDS encoding class I SAM-dependent methyltransferase, translated as MTPTPLRVMIGAGEQRWDGWTPTQQTDLNLLEPASFAAYFGNRWADAFLCEHVWEHLTVAEGERAARLVYTYLKPGGRLRVAVPDGNHPDPAYQAVVAVNGPGPAHDHRVLYTLETLTPVFTQAGFTVQPLEWWDTAHTFHHADWDVLDGPVYRSRHLDHRNAAFRAGVGAPGFTSLILDCRRPPASP; from the coding sequence GTGACGCCCACGCCGCTGCGGGTCATGATCGGTGCCGGAGAGCAGCGCTGGGACGGCTGGACACCCACCCAGCAGACTGACCTGAATCTGCTGGAGCCCGCCAGTTTTGCCGCGTACTTCGGAAACCGGTGGGCCGACGCGTTCCTGTGCGAGCACGTCTGGGAGCACCTGACGGTAGCGGAAGGCGAACGCGCCGCGCGGCTGGTCTACACGTACCTGAAGCCCGGCGGGCGGCTGCGCGTCGCCGTTCCGGACGGGAATCACCCGGACCCGGCGTACCAGGCGGTGGTCGCCGTGAACGGTCCCGGTCCGGCGCACGACCACCGGGTGCTGTACACGCTGGAGACCCTGACGCCCGTGTTCACGCAGGCGGGCTTCACGGTGCAGCCCCTGGAATGGTGGGACACCGCCCACACCTTCCACCACGCGGACTGGGACGTGCTGGACGGCCCGGTCTACCGCAGCCGCCACCTTGACCACCGGAACGCGGCGTTCCGGGCGGGTGTGGGCGCACCGGGGTTCACCAGCCTGATCCTCGACTGCCGCAGGCCCCCGGCCAGCCCATGA
- a CDS encoding MmcQ/YjbR family DNA-binding protein yields the protein MQSITELRAACAALPHSHETFPFDPTTLVFKVGGAGAKMYALTDVQADPVTVSLKVTPERGEELRAAFPGVTPGYHLNKRHWITVTLDGRVPEELLRELIVGSHALVVRGMTRAQRTGLGL from the coding sequence ATGCAGTCCATCACGGAACTTCGGGCGGCGTGCGCCGCGCTGCCGCACTCGCATGAGACCTTCCCGTTCGACCCGACCACCCTGGTATTCAAGGTGGGCGGGGCGGGCGCGAAGATGTACGCCCTGACCGACGTGCAGGCTGACCCGGTCACGGTGTCCCTGAAGGTCACGCCGGAACGCGGCGAGGAACTGCGCGCCGCGTTCCCGGGGGTCACGCCCGGTTACCACCTGAACAAACGCCACTGGATCACCGTCACCCTGGACGGCCGCGTACCGGAAGAGTTGCTGCGCGAACTGATCGTGGGCAGTCACGCGCTCGTCGTGCGCGGCATGACGCGGGCGCAGCGCACCGGGCTGGGCCTGTGA
- a CDS encoding metallophosphoesterase family protein: MISSRSRDELPGVRSPALPLPLLLLPLLLSAAPVSPALPDPVRVAILSDFNGPYGSTSYPPALGRSVTRIVNDWRPDAVLSAGDLIAGQKASLTDAQVRAMWAAFDRDVHAPLNRAGIPFAFTPGNHDASLPRDRREARTYWQAHPPALTFVDRADFPFRSSFTLGGGTVFVATLDASGPVVDAAQRAWLAAQLASAPARAAGIRLVLGHLPLAGVSEGKNRAGEVIRDAGPLRQVMQEGRVLAYVSGHHAAYYPGQLGSLNVLASGGIGGRNYVGYPGTARSTVTLLTLHPAAGSATFQTVDADTGQPVQTSSLPARLDGLGGPLNRVNDFR; the protein is encoded by the coding sequence ATGATTTCCTCAAGAAGCCGTGATGAACTGCCGGGCGTGCGCTCCCCTGCCCTGCCGCTGCCCCTGCTGCTGTTGCCGCTGCTACTCTCGGCCGCCCCTGTTTCGCCTGCCCTGCCTGATCCGGTGCGTGTGGCGATCCTCAGCGACTTCAACGGGCCGTACGGCAGCACCAGCTACCCGCCCGCGCTGGGCCGCAGCGTGACGCGCATCGTGAACGACTGGCGGCCCGACGCGGTCCTGTCGGCCGGTGACCTGATCGCCGGGCAGAAGGCGTCCCTGACGGACGCGCAGGTGCGGGCCATGTGGGCGGCGTTCGACCGGGACGTGCACGCGCCCCTGAACCGCGCCGGGATTCCGTTCGCGTTCACGCCCGGCAACCACGACGCCTCGCTGCCCCGCGACCGCCGCGAGGCGCGCACGTACTGGCAGGCGCACCCGCCCGCGCTGACGTTCGTGGACCGCGCGGACTTCCCGTTTCGCAGCAGTTTCACGCTGGGCGGCGGGACGGTGTTCGTGGCGACCCTGGACGCCAGCGGTCCCGTCGTGGACGCCGCGCAGCGCGCGTGGCTGGCCGCGCAGCTCGCCTCGGCGCCCGCCCGCGCCGCCGGGATCCGGCTGGTCCTGGGGCACCTGCCGCTTGCGGGCGTCAGCGAGGGCAAGAACCGCGCGGGCGAGGTCATCCGGGACGCCGGGCCGCTGCGGCAGGTCATGCAGGAGGGGCGGGTGCTGGCGTACGTCAGCGGGCATCACGCGGCGTACTACCCCGGACAGCTGGGCAGCCTGAACGTCCTCGCCAGCGGCGGCATCGGCGGACGCAATTACGTGGGGTACCCGGGCACGGCCCGCAGTACCGTCACCCTGCTGACCCTGCACCCCGCTGCGGGCAGCGCCACCTTCCAGACGGTGGACGCGGACACCGGCCAGCCCGTTCAGACCAGCAGCCTGCCCGCCCGCCTGGACGGCCTGGGCGGCCCGCTGAACCGCGTGAACGACTTCCGCTAA
- a CDS encoding alpha/beta hydrolase family protein — MKPSRLFLTLALLSLPAAHAQTTPTLPPLTVPGDLRPDAPELAARGQYAVGVRTIALVNRDQLDIVNAKDGVVPRYDRPLTTEVWYPTAGQSGSGQTTYSDVLGSAPDKPFLTPGRATRDATPLGQSFPLVILSHGYAGSRVLMTYLAENLASKGYVVAAIDHTDSTHGNRAAFASTLLNRALDDNFVISEMARLGAAGSGSPLSGVVNADQTAIVGYSMGGYGALNAAGAGYGPQMAPLIPGTGFATRQAGNYTPDPRIKAVVAFAPWGGAAAVKGIGVNFGGKYGFWEDAGLQNLKVPTLFVVGDRDDVSWYEDGVKPLFENAVNAERYMLVYQNALHNVAPNPAPAESFASFGDYMHYAEPAWDSARLNNINQHFVTAFLNLKLKGDQSAAEYLNVPVPVSNNAKYSRNADGTPKADDTYWKGFKDRTARGLELYHLMPKQ; from the coding sequence ATGAAACCATCCCGCCTGTTCCTCACCCTTGCCCTGCTGTCCCTTCCCGCCGCGCACGCCCAGACCACCCCGACCCTCCCGCCGCTGACCGTGCCCGGCGACCTGCGCCCCGACGCGCCCGAACTCGCCGCGCGCGGCCAGTACGCCGTGGGCGTGCGCACCATCGCGCTGGTGAACAGGGACCAGCTGGACATCGTGAACGCCAAGGACGGCGTCGTGCCCCGCTACGACCGCCCCCTGACCACCGAAGTCTGGTACCCCACCGCCGGGCAGAGCGGCAGCGGCCAGACCACCTACAGCGACGTGCTGGGCAGCGCCCCCGACAAACCCTTCCTGACCCCCGGCCGCGCCACCCGCGACGCCACTCCCCTCGGCCAGTCGTTCCCGCTGGTGATCCTCTCGCACGGGTACGCCGGCAGCCGCGTCCTGATGACCTACCTCGCCGAGAACCTCGCCAGCAAGGGCTACGTCGTGGCGGCCATCGACCACACCGACAGCACCCACGGCAACCGCGCCGCCTTCGCCAGCACCCTCCTGAACCGCGCGCTCGACGACAACTTCGTCATCAGCGAGATGGCCCGCCTGGGCGCGGCGGGCAGCGGCTCGCCCCTGAGCGGCGTCGTGAACGCCGACCAGACCGCCATCGTCGGGTACTCCATGGGCGGTTACGGCGCCCTGAACGCCGCCGGCGCCGGGTACGGCCCGCAGATGGCCCCCCTGATCCCCGGCACGGGCTTCGCCACGCGTCAGGCCGGGAACTACACGCCTGACCCGCGCATCAAGGCCGTCGTCGCCTTCGCCCCCTGGGGCGGAGCCGCCGCCGTGAAGGGCATCGGCGTGAACTTCGGCGGCAAGTACGGCTTCTGGGAAGATGCCGGCCTGCAGAACCTCAAGGTGCCCACCCTGTTCGTCGTGGGCGACCGCGACGACGTGTCCTGGTACGAGGACGGCGTCAAACCGCTGTTCGAGAACGCCGTGAACGCCGAACGCTACATGCTGGTGTACCAGAACGCCCTGCATAACGTCGCGCCGAACCCCGCGCCCGCCGAATCCTTCGCCTCCTTCGGCGATTACATGCACTACGCCGAACCCGCCTGGGACAGCGCCCGCCTGAACAACATCAACCAGCACTTCGTGACTGCGTTCCTGAACCTGAAACTCAAGGGCGACCAGAGCGCCGCCGAGTACCTGAACGTGCCGGTCCCCGTCTCCAACAACGCCAAGTACAGCCGCAACGCCGACGGCACCCCCAAGGCCGACGACACCTACTGGAAAGGCTTCAAGGACCGCACCGCGCGCGGCCTGGAGCTGTACCACCTGATGCCCAAACAGTAA
- a CDS encoding sulfurtransferase — protein sequence MEYAKDVLVSTEWVAQNLNKDGIRLIEVDEDILLYDTGHIPGAVKLDWQTDLWHPVERDFITPDKVSELLGRLGIGADDQIILYGDKSNWWASYAYWFLSYSGVKNLKLMNGGRQKWMAEGRETTTDAPSVQASEYPALTRDDSLRAYRDEVKAHLSAVQEGKGALVDVRSPDEFSGKVTHMANYPQEGVLRGGHIPGARSIPWAKATNEDGTFKSADELKALYEGEGVTADKDVIAYCRIAERSSHSWFVLRELLGYPKVRNYDGSWTEWGNAVGMPIEKSYSES from the coding sequence ATGGAATACGCAAAAGACGTACTGGTCAGCACCGAATGGGTCGCGCAGAACCTGAACAAGGACGGCATCCGCCTGATCGAGGTCGACGAGGACATCCTGCTGTACGACACCGGCCACATCCCCGGCGCCGTGAAACTCGACTGGCAGACCGACCTGTGGCACCCCGTCGAACGTGACTTCATCACGCCCGACAAGGTCAGCGAACTGCTGGGCCGCCTGGGCATCGGGGCCGACGATCAGATCATCCTGTACGGCGACAAGAGCAACTGGTGGGCCAGCTACGCCTACTGGTTCCTGAGTTACAGCGGCGTGAAGAACCTGAAACTCATGAACGGCGGCCGCCAGAAGTGGATGGCCGAGGGCCGCGAAACCACCACCGACGCCCCCAGCGTGCAGGCCAGCGAGTACCCCGCCCTGACCCGCGACGACAGCCTCCGCGCCTACCGCGACGAGGTCAAGGCCCACCTGAGCGCCGTTCAGGAAGGCAAGGGCGCGCTGGTCGACGTGCGCAGCCCCGACGAGTTCAGCGGCAAGGTCACGCACATGGCCAACTACCCGCAGGAAGGCGTGCTGCGCGGCGGCCACATTCCCGGCGCGCGTTCCATTCCCTGGGCGAAAGCCACCAACGAGGACGGCACCTTCAAGAGCGCCGACGAACTCAAGGCCCTGTACGAGGGTGAGGGCGTCACGGCCGACAAGGACGTCATCGCGTACTGCCGCATCGCCGAGCGCAGCAGCCACAGCTGGTTCGTGCTGCGCGAACTGCTGGGCTACCCGAAGGTGCGTAACTACGACGGCAGCTGGACCGAGTGGGGCAACGCCGTGGGCATGCCCATCGAGAAAAGCTACAGCGAAAGCTGA
- a CDS encoding SufE family protein, whose translation MSDSAPAPLPEKLQSIVSMFRSAPKALRLQALLEYSKKLPGLPEKYVEHPEFLQPVPECTSPFFLVTERDETGGVNMYFKVPEEAPTVRGYAGILHEALSGATPDEILSVPDQFYMDMGLTELITPMRLRGMGAILMRLKNDVREHAQA comes from the coding sequence ATGAGCGACAGCGCCCCCGCCCCCCTGCCCGAGAAGCTCCAGAGCATCGTCAGCATGTTCCGCAGCGCACCCAAGGCCCTGCGCCTCCAGGCCCTGCTTGAATACAGCAAGAAACTCCCCGGCCTGCCCGAGAAGTACGTCGAGCACCCGGAATTCCTGCAACCCGTCCCGGAATGCACCAGCCCCTTCTTCCTGGTCACCGAACGCGACGAGACGGGCGGCGTGAACATGTACTTCAAGGTGCCCGAGGAAGCCCCCACCGTGCGCGGCTACGCCGGCATCCTGCACGAGGCCCTCAGCGGCGCCACGCCCGACGAGATCCTGAGCGTCCCCGACCAGTTCTACATGGACATGGGCCTGACCGAACTGATCACCCCCATGCGCCTGCGCGGCATGGGCGCCATCCTGATGCGCCTGAAGAACGACGTGCGCGAACACGCCCAGGCGTAA
- the rdgB gene encoding RdgB/HAM1 family non-canonical purine NTP pyrophosphatase, with amino-acid sequence MTVVVATGNAGKVREIQEALGGLGWTLRGLDGLPLPDETGSTYEENAALKACAAAHMLNLPALADDSGIEIEALGGEPGVYSARYGNVGSDTERNVLILERLRGQKNRRAKFVSVIILAYPDGHLETYRGELPGTLLEGPRGENGFGYDPLFVPDGDTRTLAEMTVAEKRALSHRGQALAALRAAHHAGLPEREVSQLG; translated from the coding sequence ATGACGGTGGTCGTGGCGACCGGTAACGCGGGCAAGGTCCGCGAGATTCAGGAGGCGCTGGGCGGGCTCGGCTGGACGCTGCGCGGCCTGGACGGGCTGCCGCTGCCCGACGAGACCGGCTCGACCTACGAGGAGAACGCCGCCCTGAAAGCCTGCGCCGCCGCGCACATGCTGAACCTCCCGGCCCTGGCCGACGACAGCGGCATCGAGATCGAGGCGCTCGGCGGTGAACCCGGCGTGTACAGCGCCCGCTACGGCAACGTGGGCAGCGACACGGAACGCAACGTCCTGATTCTCGAACGCCTGCGCGGGCAGAAGAACCGCCGCGCGAAATTCGTGTCCGTGATCATCCTCGCGTACCCGGACGGGCACCTCGAAACGTACCGGGGCGAACTGCCCGGCACGCTGCTGGAAGGCCCGCGCGGCGAGAACGGCTTCGGTTACGACCCGCTGTTCGTGCCGGACGGCGACACCCGCACCCTGGCCGAGATGACCGTCGCCGAGAAACGCGCCCTCAGCCACCGGGGGCAGGCGCTCGCGGCGCTGCGGGCCGCGCACCACGCCGGACTGCCGGAACGGGAAGTCAGCCAGCTCGGCTGA
- a CDS encoding D-alanyl-D-alanine carboxypeptidase/D-alanyl-D-alanine-endopeptidase: MRRLLLCSLLLLPGGAAVAPTLAAAPAVTQVPDVPVIHLTREPGLSAGVRAALADLPRGVRVGILLREVNGGPVLEAQDPDGAFIPASTTKLVTAAAVLHSVGGADGAWTAQLTVPAAQVGARGVQARVKAVTLRGSGDPTLSLKGGYSLRALARQAYARGLREVGEVRLDETLDAASFASLIVGVPMTGLRLDGWHDDPPLSALQARVRLGAALIAELRRAGVRVASDVPGGAAPFTPYLPPVPQNAAGDPPAEPEAFVPVARRPEQGVAVVRSESPQVVLARTLRPSDNLLAEGLLATLAHPPGGNGTLSGALARERAFLRQIGVNLAGLKLADGSGLSRESRLSPRALGTLLTVMHDLPYPTPAAQDIALKAAQPVRLLPGALYRDRGNAFIEALPQAGTGEDVPAQDGRGGTLALRMRGLNLDVRAKTGTLPGVSALAGYVTGRSGRTLAFAILMNGPEDTPILTLRAVQDRVVQAMVQAH; the protein is encoded by the coding sequence ATGCGCCGTCTTCTGCTGTGTTCGCTGCTCCTGCTGCCAGGGGGCGCGGCCGTGGCTCCCACGCTGGCGGCGGCCCCGGCGGTCACCCAGGTGCCGGACGTGCCGGTCATTCACCTGACGCGCGAACCGGGCCTCAGCGCGGGCGTGCGGGCGGCGCTGGCGGACCTGCCGCGCGGCGTGCGGGTGGGCATCCTGCTGCGCGAGGTGAACGGCGGCCCGGTCCTGGAGGCGCAGGATCCGGACGGGGCGTTCATTCCGGCCAGCACGACCAAGCTGGTCACGGCCGCCGCCGTCCTGCACAGCGTGGGCGGCGCGGACGGCGCGTGGACGGCGCAGCTGACCGTCCCGGCCGCGCAGGTGGGCGCGCGGGGCGTGCAGGCGCGCGTGAAGGCCGTGACCCTGCGCGGCAGCGGCGACCCCACGCTCAGCCTGAAGGGCGGGTACAGTCTGCGTGCCCTGGCGCGGCAGGCGTACGCGCGTGGGCTGCGCGAGGTGGGCGAGGTCCGGCTGGACGAGACCCTGGACGCCGCGAGTTTCGCCTCGCTGATTGTCGGGGTGCCCATGACGGGACTGCGTCTGGACGGCTGGCATGACGACCCGCCGCTGAGTGCCCTGCAGGCCCGCGTGCGGCTGGGCGCGGCCCTGATTGCCGAACTGCGCCGCGCGGGCGTGCGGGTCGCGTCGGACGTGCCGGGGGGGGCCGCGCCGTTCACGCCGTACCTGCCGCCGGTCCCGCAGAACGCGGCGGGGGACCCCCCGGCCGAACCGGAGGCGTTCGTGCCGGTCGCCCGGCGGCCCGAGCAGGGCGTGGCGGTGGTGCGCAGCGAGTCGCCGCAGGTCGTGCTGGCGCGCACCCTGCGGCCCAGTGACAACCTGCTGGCCGAGGGTCTGCTGGCCACGCTGGCGCACCCGCCCGGCGGGAACGGCACCCTGAGCGGCGCGCTGGCCCGTGAGCGGGCGTTCCTGCGGCAGATCGGCGTGAACCTCGCGGGGCTGAAACTCGCCGACGGCAGCGGCCTGAGCCGCGAGTCCCGCCTGAGCCCCCGCGCGCTGGGCACCCTGCTGACCGTCATGCACGACCTGCCGTACCCCACGCCCGCCGCGCAGGACATCGCCCTGAAGGCCGCCCAGCCCGTGCGGCTGCTGCCCGGCGCGCTGTACCGCGACCGGGGCAACGCGTTCATCGAGGCGCTCCCGCAGGCCGGAACGGGCGAGGACGTTCCCGCCCAAGACGGGCGGGGCGGCACGCTGGCCCTGCGGATGCGCGGCCTGAACCTGGACGTGCGTGCCAAGACCGGCACGCTGCCCGGCGTGAGCGCCCTGGCGGGGTACGTGACGGGCCGCAGTGGCCGCACCCTGGCCTTCGCCATCCTGATGAACGGCCCCGAGGACACGCCCATCCTGACCCTGCGGGCCGTGCAGGACCGCGTGGTGCAGGCGATGGTGCAGGCTCACTGA
- a CDS encoding 4Fe-4S binding protein, protein MLQGVLARLDDSGNHVPRFTPPRCLLDRQAVGGCDACHATCPHEAINVGMVGASIQIDADLCTGCGLCVQVCPTGALEYNLLPSLQSVKDQQSQPGTPAQDASLTCSQSGAGGPSLPCLGRVTPALLSAAGAWNTPLTLIHGACDTCALGAPDVPARLERVLEETQRLRAPTGRAAQVTVRAVTPEDAGRALKVSRRGAFGAVFRAAGQQVAQSLPESPLPFVDWSVPEDRTPQEWQWRARTLKPAPPEGVGLHWPAPLVDDTCIDCPVCANVCPTDAITRDLQPDGGVRLLLNLPACTGCMACLRSCPPQAIHEQTAWLPAAFQAPILLRESDSVM, encoded by the coding sequence ATGCTGCAAGGTGTTCTGGCCCGCCTGGATGACTCCGGGAATCACGTTCCGCGGTTCACGCCGCCCCGCTGCCTGCTGGACCGGCAGGCGGTCGGCGGGTGCGACGCCTGTCACGCCACCTGCCCGCACGAGGCCATCAACGTCGGCATGGTCGGGGCCAGCATCCAGATCGACGCGGACCTGTGCACCGGCTGCGGCCTGTGCGTGCAGGTCTGCCCGACCGGCGCGCTGGAGTACAACCTGCTGCCGTCCCTCCAGAGCGTGAAGGACCAGCAGTCCCAGCCGGGCACCCCGGCGCAGGACGCCAGCCTGACCTGCTCGCAGAGCGGCGCGGGCGGCCCCAGCCTGCCCTGCCTGGGCCGCGTGACCCCGGCGCTGCTGTCGGCAGCCGGCGCGTGGAACACCCCCCTGACCCTGATTCACGGGGCGTGCGACACCTGCGCGCTCGGCGCGCCCGACGTGCCTGCGCGCCTGGAGCGTGTGCTGGAGGAAACGCAGCGGCTTCGCGCCCCGACCGGCCGCGCCGCGCAGGTCACGGTCCGTGCGGTCACGCCGGAAGACGCTGGCCGCGCCCTGAAAGTCTCGCGGCGCGGCGCGTTCGGCGCGGTGTTCCGCGCGGCCGGGCAGCAGGTCGCGCAGAGCCTCCCGGAAAGCCCGCTGCCGTTCGTGGACTGGAGCGTGCCCGAGGACCGCACCCCGCAGGAATGGCAGTGGCGTGCCCGCACCCTGAAACCCGCCCCGCCCGAGGGGGTCGGCCTGCACTGGCCCGCCCCGCTGGTCGACGACACCTGCATCGACTGTCCTGTCTGCGCGAACGTGTGCCCCACCGACGCCATCACCCGCGACCTGCAACCCGACGGGGGCGTGCGCCTGCTGCTGAACCTCCCGGCCTGCACGGGCTGCATGGCCTGCCTGCGCTCCTGCCCGCCCCAGGCGATTCACGAGCAGACGGCGTGGCTGCCTGCGGCCTTCCAGGCGCCGATCCTGCTGCGCGAGAGTGACAGCGTGATGTGA
- a CDS encoding alpha/beta fold hydrolase, translated as MTRARWPWAALPLLALGVAVTSRHARHLPRRIPPPGPVLPLPDGPTHTLLSGPPGAPPLLLIHGSDGVTLDWPLCPLWPLLDGAYLIAPDRPGHGYTPARPGTPVTLELNVRRLTQLLDHLNVPQVTVLGHSYGAAVALALAARHPERVSALVLIAPLSHPARGLTRPLAFVPLVPGLEALLTRALLLPVGRVVARIEGRRAFHPHPVPPMWHTLMLAFSRRRAQVHALAGENRTLGRELAALQAHYPALTVPVTVLAGRQDRLSPPTQHADRLTPLLPDATQLDLPGGGHQLHWTHPHEVADAVRAALGVASRASGPPDA; from the coding sequence GTGACGCGCGCCCGCTGGCCGTGGGCGGCGCTGCCGCTGCTGGCGCTGGGCGTGGCGGTCACGTCCCGGCACGCCCGGCACCTGCCGCGCCGCATCCCGCCGCCCGGCCCGGTCCTGCCGCTCCCGGACGGCCCCACCCACACGCTGCTGAGCGGCCCCCCTGGCGCGCCGCCCCTGCTGCTGATCCACGGCAGCGACGGCGTCACCCTGGACTGGCCGCTGTGCCCGCTGTGGCCGCTGCTGGACGGCGCGTACCTGATCGCCCCGGACCGCCCGGGCCACGGGTACACGCCCGCGCGGCCCGGCACGCCCGTCACGCTGGAGTTGAACGTGCGCCGCCTGACGCAGCTGCTCGACCACCTGAACGTCCCGCAGGTGACGGTGCTGGGGCACTCGTACGGCGCGGCGGTCGCGCTGGCCCTGGCCGCCCGGCACCCCGAGCGGGTGTCGGCGCTGGTGCTGATCGCGCCGCTGTCGCACCCGGCGCGCGGCCTGACCCGCCCGCTGGCGTTCGTGCCGCTCGTGCCGGGTCTGGAGGCGCTGCTGACCCGCGCGCTGCTGCTGCCGGTCGGGCGGGTCGTGGCGCGCATCGAGGGCCGCCGCGCCTTCCACCCGCACCCGGTCCCGCCGATGTGGCACACGCTGATGCTGGCCTTCTCGCGCCGCCGCGCGCAGGTCCACGCTCTGGCCGGCGAGAACCGCACCCTGGGCCGGGAACTCGCGGCCCTGCAAGCCCACTACCCGGCGCTGACGGTGCCGGTCACGGTGCTGGCGGGCCGGCAGGACCGGCTGTCGCCGCCCACGCAGCACGCCGACCGCCTGACGCCCCTGCTGCCGGACGCCACGCAGCTCGACCTGCCCGGCGGCGGCCACCAGCTGCACTGGACCCACCCGCACGAGGTGGCGGACGCCGTGCGCGCCGCACTTGGCGTGGCCTCACGGGCTTCCGGGCCGCCGGACGCGTAG
- a CDS encoding YbaN family protein, whose amino-acid sequence MTRPPSRFRVLWVALGFVLCGLGVLGLILPGFPGTVWFILAAAAFSRGDPRWEAWLLSRPVVGDLIRDYRAGLGMPLRAKWIACACIVLAVAFSLGRIPVLVGQVVWVLIGLAGVLFITLRVPTRRNMP is encoded by the coding sequence ATGACCCGCCCGCCCTCCCGCTTCCGTGTGCTGTGGGTGGCGCTGGGGTTCGTGCTGTGCGGCCTGGGCGTGCTGGGCCTGATCCTGCCGGGCTTTCCGGGGACCGTGTGGTTCATCCTGGCGGCCGCCGCCTTCTCGCGCGGCGATCCGCGCTGGGAGGCGTGGCTGCTGTCCCGCCCGGTCGTGGGTGACCTGATCCGCGATTACCGCGCGGGTCTGGGCATGCCGCTGCGCGCCAAGTGGATCGCGTGCGCGTGCATCGTGCTGGCCGTGGCGTTCAGTCTGGGCCGCATTCCCGTGCTGGTCGGGCAGGTCGTGTGGGTGCTGATCGGACTGGCCGGGGTGCTGTTCATCACGCTGCGCGTTCCCACCCGGCGGAACATGCCGTGA
- the rraA gene encoding ribonuclease E activity regulator RraA encodes MTHTPELTPTDLPLADLPTTDLSDLYPDAPVFAPVFREFGGRPRFTGRAVTLRVHENNPLVRELLGTPGEGRVLVVDGGGSLNCALLGGQLGELAEQGGWAGVIVNGCVRDTAELQGLNVGIRALAVHPRRSGKVAAGERDVPVTFAGVTVNPGDLISADEDGILILPPHAHDPA; translated from the coding sequence ATGACCCACACCCCGGAGTTGACGCCGACCGACCTGCCGCTGGCCGACCTGCCCACCACCGACCTGAGCGACCTGTACCCGGACGCCCCGGTGTTCGCGCCCGTGTTCCGCGAGTTCGGGGGCCGCCCGCGCTTCACGGGGCGGGCCGTCACGCTGCGCGTTCACGAGAACAACCCGCTGGTGCGCGAGCTGCTGGGCACGCCGGGCGAGGGCCGCGTGCTGGTCGTGGACGGCGGCGGCAGCCTGAACTGCGCGCTGCTGGGCGGGCAACTGGGCGAACTGGCCGAGCAGGGGGGCTGGGCGGGCGTGATCGTGAACGGCTGCGTGCGCGACACCGCTGAGTTGCAGGGCCTGAACGTCGGCATTCGCGCGCTGGCCGTGCACCCACGCCGCAGCGGCAAGGTGGCTGCCGGTGAACGCGACGTGCCCGTCACCTTCGCCGGGGTGACCGTGAACCCCGGCGACCTGATCAGCGCCGACGAGGACGGCATCCTGATCCTGCCGCCGCACGCGCACGACCCCGCCTGA